A stretch of DNA from Virgibacillus proomii:
TCAAAAGGTGGGTGTTCAATTTCAAGAAGCAAATTATCAAGAAAAAATAACAGTGAAAGAATTGTGTGAAGTCACCCAATCACTTTATAAAAAAACGGAAAATTATAAAGATTTATTGACACAATTTGGTATTTATGATAAGCGTAAAAATCTTGTTAGTGATCTTTCTGGAGGTCAGCGCCAAAGGTTATTCATTATTCTTGCCCTTATTCCTCAACCAGAAGTTGTTTTTTTGGATGAATTAACAACCGGACTTGACGCAAGAGCGAGACGGGATGTCTGGAAAATTCTTTCTGGTCTAAAGAAAAAAGGACTAACAATTTTCTTAACATCACATTTTATGGACGAAGTTGAAGCTCTATGTGATTGCATTTGCGTTTTAAGAAAAGGGCAGATAGTGTTTTATGGAACAGTTGAGGAAGCTATAGCTTCAAGTCCTTTTGATGAATTTGAAGATGCTTATTTATGGTATACAGAGGAGGAAATGGAAAATGAGTACTTTTAGAACAATGCTTAAAACCGAATTAAAACTTTCTTTAAGAGGAATGGATATGTTCATTTTTGCTATCTGTATGCCGCTAATAGTGTTAGTCTTACTCGGCATTATTTATGGAGATAATCCCGCTTTTAATGGAGCAGATTATACTTTTTTACAGCAGTCCTTCGGTGCACTTGTTACCATCTCCATTTTGGCTGGTGGAGTCATGGGACTTCCTTTAGTTATATCTGAATATCGTAGTAAAAAAATACTGAAACGGTTTAAGGTAACACCTGTTACACCTGTCATGATTTTATTCGTGCAAGTAGTAATTTATTCATTATATGCAGTCGTGTCACTTCTACTTCTTTATCTTGTTGCCGTATTTTTTTTCAATTTCCAAATGATTGGCTCATGGTTTTATTTTTTTGGTGGTTATTTTTTAGTTATGCTATCTATTTTTAGTATTGGCATGATGGTTGGCGGTCTCGCACCTAATACAAAAACAGCTAGTGTACTAGCAACTTTATTGTATTTTCCTATGCTTATTTTTTCAGGTGCAACATTGCCTTATGAAGTTATGCCAGAGGCACTTCAAAGAATGGCTGATATTATGCCGTTGACACAGGGTATTAAGCTGATAAAAGCGGCCTCTCTTGGAATGGAAATTGACAGTATTTTACTTCCAATCATTGTAATGGGGATTGTTGCAGTAATTTGTATAGGACTTTCTATCAAATTTTTCAAGTGGGAATAATTCATGTGATAATAACACTTTAATTTAAAACCGTTGTTTTGAGATAATGGTTGATTGTTTATGGAACAGAAAAATGGCGGTTTTAAATTTTATAATTAAAGCCGCCGTTTTCTTAAAAAAACAAGATATAGTAGTGTGTATTAAATCGCCCTTTTTAGGACACGGCGGTATGAAGGAGGTTATCGCCGTGTTTATTTATGTTTACCCTGATTGGATATCACTCGACATATCAAGAAACGTCTTGAAGTGTTATTGGATTATTATGGATGTAATTTATCAATATACAATATCTATGCCCAGCTAGCTTATGTTCAGTTTGGGCTTTTTTGTGTCTAATAAGATTTTTTTTCAAAAAAATTGCTTCTAACAAAAGCATACGTTAGCAAATGCCATTACACGCTATTCTAAAAAAGCTGGGATTCATCAAATCAGATTACATGCTTTAAGACATTCTCATGCTTCTCTGCTTATTAGTAGGGAGAAAATCCATTAATTATTAAAGACCGCCTAGGGCATGAAGATATTGAAACGACACTCGGCACCTACGGACATTTGTATCCTAATAGTAACTTTGAAGTAGCCCATAAATTGGAAGGTATTATGTCTTACCAAACAGCAACAGAAAATGAAGATACTTCACCCAAGAATCAATTCACTGCTCGTTACCTACGTAAAGAATTTAATAATGCAATAACAATGCAATGAAAATAGAGTAAAGAGCCGAAACCCTTATGAACAAAGGGGTTTCGGCTCTCCTTCTACTATTCCCACTCTGTTTTAAGCGTACAGCATATAAAGCAAAATGCTGTAATATCAAGGGTTTTGGGAGCATATAAAAACAAATAAACTGTATAGAAAATAATAACAAGTGCAATAAAAGTGCAATTTGCACCTAATCAAATACTTGTTGAATTCTGTTACGGATTCCCAAAACTCCAATATTCAAATTTTGTTAAATACAATCTTGAGGAATTAAATTGTAAAGCTAATGTGTACCACACTTTTATTATTAGATTATAGAAAAAGAGTTAGCTGTTTTATCATCATCTTCAATGCATACTGGCAAATTCGAGGTATGATTCATTGAAAAATTATTTGTGATTTTATGGCAATACTGGAAACGAAATTCTTGCTCGTATGTACGTCCCACTAAATCTTTAAACTTTATCTTAAAGAAAACATCATGCGCTTTATCATGTTTCTTACAACACGCGGAAAATTTTACAGTTTCTCCGGGAAATGCATACTGTTTATCTAAATATTCGTGTATAAAATGAATATTTTCCTTTAATCTTCCGGTTTTGAAGTAATCTTCTAAACCTCCATTTTGCGTCATTAGCTCAAGTCTTATATTTGTTGCAGACTCTCGTCCCAAGTTGATTAAAGAAATTGGTAAAATAAAGTGTTCTTCATTAGCAATATTTTTGATAAATATTTTTTCATTGAACGATAAATGAAATGAAGGAATTAGGGATATCCTACTATTGTTTTTAGAATGAAAAATTTGTTCATCTACTTCCTTTTTCCTTACATTTTCTTTATGAATCTCCCACTCTTTAGCTACTTTATTACTTTTATTACTTTTAAAGAAACTAATAATTGATAAACAGAGGGCTGCTGCTGCAATCAAATTTGAAATACCCATTAAAAACCTCCTTACTATTAGTTTAATTCTTTTGTTTCAAAAAATAGCATTATCCTTATAGATTTATTTTTGTTTTTACTTTTTCTAACTCATAATGAAACTCAGTAAAATCAGGTTCATTTAATTTCAACGTAATGTCTAAACGGAATTCCTCTCCTTCTTGAATAGAAAGAGGTATTTTATTGAATGCTTCTGTCAATTCATTCTCAAACCTTTCAATATCAGCAATTATTGAATGGCTAATATTTGAAAATGACAAAATAAGTTTTTCTGCATCTTCAGGAACTGTGGTGCTTCCTAGGTCCACTTCCCATTGGATTATTTTTTTATAAACATCTGAAATTTTATTAGCAATATACACTAAAAAATCCAAATCTGATGGTTCACCAGGGTTTCCAATAGCTATCTTAAACGCATTATTAATTAAAGATGAAAGGGCATTAACTATCCTTAATATTTGATCGTTTTTCTCGGTAATCCAGTAGAAAAGGTCTGAATAATCATTTATTGAAGAGTTAAATTCTAGAAAAATTTGATATTCAACATCCCTTTTTAATTCCTTACAGCTTTTTATATTATCAGACAGCAATTGAGAAAAAAAACGATACTCCCAACCTAGCGGTTTTTCCAGTACAATTTGTAAAGCATCTGGGCTTGTTTGTAAAACTTTATTAGATAAGTTATTTGACTTAATTTTTTTTCTAATTGTTAATGAGTCGTAGAAAAGGTACGCAAATTGATACTTTAGCCTTTCTGATATTTCACTAGCAAATTCAAATTCATGTACCCACACATTGTCTATA
This window harbors:
- a CDS encoding DUF4062 domain-containing protein — translated: MDSFGRKPTVFISSTCYDLKQIRDDLKNIIEKDLGLEALLSEYKSFPLDPSLGTVENCLRAVQERADIFVLIVGTRYGAITDSGKSVTNLEYLRAKEKGIPIYAFVDRKIKNNIPLWRDNPSMDFSSSVDTPELFNFVDELMSIDNVWVHEFEFASEISERLKYQFAYLFYDSLTIRKKIKSNNLSNKVLQTSPDALQIVLEKPLGWEYRFFSQLLSDNIKSCKELKRDVEYQIFLEFNSSINDYSDLFYWITEKNDQILRIVNALSSLINNAFKIAIGNPGEPSDLDFLVYIANKISDVYKKIIQWEVDLGSTTVPEDAEKLILSFSNISHSIIADIERFENELTEAFNKIPLSIQEGEEFRLDITLKLNEPDFTEFHYELEKVKTKINL
- a CDS encoding ABC transporter ATP-binding protein, which codes for MQAVIHVEQLSKTYTGLPVVKNLSFSIKRGMVFGLLGANGAGKSTTIECMLGTKKADSGRVTILGKNPLTERKQLFQKVGVQFQEANYQEKITVKELCEVTQSLYKKTENYKDLLTQFGIYDKRKNLVSDLSGGQRQRLFIILALIPQPEVVFLDELTTGLDARARRDVWKILSGLKKKGLTIFLTSHFMDEVEALCDCICVLRKGQIVFYGTVEEAIASSPFDEFEDAYLWYTEEEMENEYF
- a CDS encoding ABC transporter permease encodes the protein MSTFRTMLKTELKLSLRGMDMFIFAICMPLIVLVLLGIIYGDNPAFNGADYTFLQQSFGALVTISILAGGVMGLPLVISEYRSKKILKRFKVTPVTPVMILFVQVVIYSLYAVVSLLLLYLVAVFFFNFQMIGSWFYFFGGYFLVMLSIFSIGMMVGGLAPNTKTASVLATLLYFPMLIFSGATLPYEVMPEALQRMADIMPLTQGIKLIKAASLGMEIDSILLPIIVMGIVAVICIGLSIKFFKWE